The Struthio camelus isolate bStrCam1 chromosome 24, bStrCam1.hap1, whole genome shotgun sequence genome includes a window with the following:
- the LOC138062116 gene encoding membrane cofactor protein-like isoform X1: protein MGSRRGRGPALLLLLLAAALGEASANGTCEPPERLYYAELKDDFKATKSFPVGANVSYDCRPGYMSIPGMSSTLVCGSDSRWSQTEQFCTERKCRHPGDLEHGSVHVEDLDLKFGSRITFSCQEGFRLRGTNEVTCVIEGKGVGWSEGLPFCEQIPCEPPPKIANGRYSEVDSYVYQTTVIYKCDDVPKGMDRFSLIGADSIFCTYDADQNGIWSGPPPQCRVVKCDNPEVQNGKKLAGFGPSYSYRDSVTFECNPGYFMVGNETVTCREDSTWHPPKPACKKITEDVCGAPKIRNGKIIPLKSDYAKGESVQVKCSAHCAFPDGAGEMTITCEGRDTWSSLQNCELIVFGSTLDISHGRVIAGLKSSYSVGDSITIECYAGYTLHGEAKIQYVGANRWMPEVPTCQLSAYIIVIICAIVAILVLLAAFWIYKLLFSPKGSYTVDESCKETCILKTNVSSETEDSAQMS from the exons GCACATGTGAACCTCCAGAAAGACTTTATTATGCAGAGCTCAAAGACGACTTCAAGGCAACGAAGAGCTTTCCTGTGGGAGCCAATGTGTCGTATGACTGCCGTCCAGGGTACATGAGTATCCCTGGAATGTCATCAACTCTTGTTTGTGGGTCAGACTCACGGTGGTCACAAACAGAGCAGTTCTGTACGG agagAAAATGTAGACATCCAGGAGACTTAGAACATGGTTCTGTTCATGTGGAAGATCTTGATCTTAAATTTGGTTCAAGGATTACTTTTTCTTGTCAAGAGGG ATTCAGATTGCGTGGAACTAATGAAGTTACCTGTGTAATTGAAGGTAAAGGTGTTGGCTGGAGTGAAGGTCTTCCTTTCTGTGAAC AAATTCCTTGTGAGCCACCTCCAAAAATAGCCAATGGGAGATACAGTGAAGTGGACAGCTATGTTTATCAAACAACAGTGATCTATAAGTGTGATGATGTACCAAAAGGCATGGATCGCTTCTCACTAATTGGCGCGGATTCTATTTTCTGCACATATGATGCAGACCAAAATGGAATTTGGAGTGGACCACCTCCACAATGTAGAG TGGTCAAATGTGATAACCCAGaagttcaaaatggaaaaaaactagCTGGATTTGGGCCTTCCTATAGCTATCGGGATTCAGTTACGTTTGAGTGTAATCCAGGCTATTTCATGGTTGGAAATGAAACAGTTACCTGTCGCGAAGATAGCACCTGGCATCCCCCAAAACCAGCCTGTAAAAAAA TTACTGAAGATGTATGTGGTGCACCAAagatcagaaatggaaaaataattccactgaaatcTGACTATGCAAAAGGAGAATCTGTTCAGGTAAAATGCAGTGCTCACTGCGCTTTTCCTGATGGTGCTGGAGAGATGACGATAACATGTGAAGGACGTGATACGTGGAGTTCATTGCAAAACT GTGAGCTTATAGTTTTTGGTTCCACTCTGGACATTAGTCATGGTAGAGTAATTGCTGGATTAAAATCGTCATATTCTGTAGGGGATAGTATTACAATTGAATGTTATGCAGGCTACACATTACATGGTGAAGCTAAAATTCAGTATGTTGGAGCAAACAGATGGATGCCTGAAGTACCAACTTGCCAGTTAA GTGCATATATTATCGTCATCATCTGTG CAATTGTGGCAATTCTGGTGTTGCTGGCAGCCTTCTGGATCTATAAGCTATTGTTTTCACCAAAAGG CTCGTATACAGTTGATGAAAGTTGCAAggaaacatgtattttaaaaactaatgTATCATCTGAGACAGAAGACTCTGCACAAATGAGTTAA
- the LOC138062116 gene encoding membrane cofactor protein-like isoform X3, with protein sequence MGSRRGRGPALLLLLLAAALGEASANGTCEPPERLYYAELKDDFKATKSFPVGANVSYDCRPGYMSIPGMSSTLVCGSDSRWSQTEQFCTERKCRHPGDLEHGSVHVEDLDLKFGSRITFSCQEGFRLRGTNEVTCVIEGKGVGWSEGLPFCEQIPCEPPPKIANGRYSEVDSYVYQTTVIYKCDDVPKGMDRFSLIGADSIFCTYDADQNGIWSGPPPQCRVVKCDNPEVQNGKKLAGFGPSYSYRDSVTFECNPGYFMVGNETVTCREDSTWHPPKPACKKITEDVCGAPKIRNGKIIPLKSDYAKGESVQVKCSAHCAFPDGAGEMTITCEGRDTWSSLQNCELIVFGSTLDISHGRVIAGLKSSYSVGDSITIECYAGYTLHGEAKIQYVGANRWMPEVPTCQLSAYIIVIICAIVAILVLLAAFWIYKLLFSPKGKTQPT encoded by the exons GCACATGTGAACCTCCAGAAAGACTTTATTATGCAGAGCTCAAAGACGACTTCAAGGCAACGAAGAGCTTTCCTGTGGGAGCCAATGTGTCGTATGACTGCCGTCCAGGGTACATGAGTATCCCTGGAATGTCATCAACTCTTGTTTGTGGGTCAGACTCACGGTGGTCACAAACAGAGCAGTTCTGTACGG agagAAAATGTAGACATCCAGGAGACTTAGAACATGGTTCTGTTCATGTGGAAGATCTTGATCTTAAATTTGGTTCAAGGATTACTTTTTCTTGTCAAGAGGG ATTCAGATTGCGTGGAACTAATGAAGTTACCTGTGTAATTGAAGGTAAAGGTGTTGGCTGGAGTGAAGGTCTTCCTTTCTGTGAAC AAATTCCTTGTGAGCCACCTCCAAAAATAGCCAATGGGAGATACAGTGAAGTGGACAGCTATGTTTATCAAACAACAGTGATCTATAAGTGTGATGATGTACCAAAAGGCATGGATCGCTTCTCACTAATTGGCGCGGATTCTATTTTCTGCACATATGATGCAGACCAAAATGGAATTTGGAGTGGACCACCTCCACAATGTAGAG TGGTCAAATGTGATAACCCAGaagttcaaaatggaaaaaaactagCTGGATTTGGGCCTTCCTATAGCTATCGGGATTCAGTTACGTTTGAGTGTAATCCAGGCTATTTCATGGTTGGAAATGAAACAGTTACCTGTCGCGAAGATAGCACCTGGCATCCCCCAAAACCAGCCTGTAAAAAAA TTACTGAAGATGTATGTGGTGCACCAAagatcagaaatggaaaaataattccactgaaatcTGACTATGCAAAAGGAGAATCTGTTCAGGTAAAATGCAGTGCTCACTGCGCTTTTCCTGATGGTGCTGGAGAGATGACGATAACATGTGAAGGACGTGATACGTGGAGTTCATTGCAAAACT GTGAGCTTATAGTTTTTGGTTCCACTCTGGACATTAGTCATGGTAGAGTAATTGCTGGATTAAAATCGTCATATTCTGTAGGGGATAGTATTACAATTGAATGTTATGCAGGCTACACATTACATGGTGAAGCTAAAATTCAGTATGTTGGAGCAAACAGATGGATGCCTGAAGTACCAACTTGCCAGTTAA GTGCATATATTATCGTCATCATCTGTG CAATTGTGGCAATTCTGGTGTTGCTGGCAGCCTTCTGGATCTATAAGCTATTGTTTTCACCAAAAGG GAAGACTCAACCAACTTAG
- the LOC138062116 gene encoding membrane cofactor protein-like isoform X2, which translates to MGSRRGRGPALLLLLLAAALGEASANGTCEPPERLYYAELKDDFKATKSFPVGANVSYDCRPGYMSIPGMSSTLVCGSDSRWSQTEQFCTERKCRHPGDLEHGSVHVEDLDLKFGSRITFSCQEGFRLRGTNEVTCVIEGKGVGWSEGLPFCEQIPCEPPPKIANGRYSEVDSYVYQTTVIYKCDDVPKGMDRFSLIGADSIFCTYDADQNGIWSGPPPQCRVVKCDNPEVQNGKKLAGFGPSYSYRDSVTFECNPGYFMVGNETVTCREDSTWHPPKPACKKITEDVCGAPKIRNGKIIPLKSDYAKGESVQVKCSAHCAFPDGAGEMTITCEGRDTWSSLQNCELIVFGSTLDISHGRVIAGLKSSYSVGDSITIECYAGYTLHGEAKIQYVGANRWMPEVPTCQLSAYIIVIICAIVAILVLLAAFWIYKLLFSPKGKHDSTPCTAKYTSCKA; encoded by the exons GCACATGTGAACCTCCAGAAAGACTTTATTATGCAGAGCTCAAAGACGACTTCAAGGCAACGAAGAGCTTTCCTGTGGGAGCCAATGTGTCGTATGACTGCCGTCCAGGGTACATGAGTATCCCTGGAATGTCATCAACTCTTGTTTGTGGGTCAGACTCACGGTGGTCACAAACAGAGCAGTTCTGTACGG agagAAAATGTAGACATCCAGGAGACTTAGAACATGGTTCTGTTCATGTGGAAGATCTTGATCTTAAATTTGGTTCAAGGATTACTTTTTCTTGTCAAGAGGG ATTCAGATTGCGTGGAACTAATGAAGTTACCTGTGTAATTGAAGGTAAAGGTGTTGGCTGGAGTGAAGGTCTTCCTTTCTGTGAAC AAATTCCTTGTGAGCCACCTCCAAAAATAGCCAATGGGAGATACAGTGAAGTGGACAGCTATGTTTATCAAACAACAGTGATCTATAAGTGTGATGATGTACCAAAAGGCATGGATCGCTTCTCACTAATTGGCGCGGATTCTATTTTCTGCACATATGATGCAGACCAAAATGGAATTTGGAGTGGACCACCTCCACAATGTAGAG TGGTCAAATGTGATAACCCAGaagttcaaaatggaaaaaaactagCTGGATTTGGGCCTTCCTATAGCTATCGGGATTCAGTTACGTTTGAGTGTAATCCAGGCTATTTCATGGTTGGAAATGAAACAGTTACCTGTCGCGAAGATAGCACCTGGCATCCCCCAAAACCAGCCTGTAAAAAAA TTACTGAAGATGTATGTGGTGCACCAAagatcagaaatggaaaaataattccactgaaatcTGACTATGCAAAAGGAGAATCTGTTCAGGTAAAATGCAGTGCTCACTGCGCTTTTCCTGATGGTGCTGGAGAGATGACGATAACATGTGAAGGACGTGATACGTGGAGTTCATTGCAAAACT GTGAGCTTATAGTTTTTGGTTCCACTCTGGACATTAGTCATGGTAGAGTAATTGCTGGATTAAAATCGTCATATTCTGTAGGGGATAGTATTACAATTGAATGTTATGCAGGCTACACATTACATGGTGAAGCTAAAATTCAGTATGTTGGAGCAAACAGATGGATGCCTGAAGTACCAACTTGCCAGTTAA GTGCATATATTATCGTCATCATCTGTG CAATTGTGGCAATTCTGGTGTTGCTGGCAGCCTTCTGGATCTATAAGCTATTGTTTTCACCAAAAGG gaAACATGACAGCACTCCATGTACTGCCAAATATACAAGCTGTAAAGCATGA